From one Streptomyces sp. ICC1 genomic stretch:
- the nirB gene encoding nitrite reductase large subunit NirB produces the protein MAAATPTPTPAIVLIGHGMVGQRYLEALAELGATATHRITVLCEEPRPAYDRVHLTSYFSGSTPEDLSMTPASFMADHGIALHLDDPAEAIDREARTVTSRSGRVFPYDVLVLATGSYPFVPPVPGKDAPGCFVYRTIEDLLAIEEYAKTRTSGAVVGGGLLGLEAAGALQGLGLATRIVEFAPRLMPVQVDEGGGAALLRTIQNMGLTVHTGVGTQAVVTGEDGSVTGMKLSDGSTVSTELVVFSAGVRPRDQLARESGLSVGERGGIAVDARCRTSDPHVYAIGECALAADGRVYGLVAPGYEMAETAAEDLLGREKEFTGADLSTKLKLLGVDVASFGDAHGATAGSLDVVYSDSRSGLYKKVVVSAEGVLLGGVLVGDADSYGLLRPLTGSVPPVTPEQLVLPAGAGAPVALGPSSLPDTAVICSCHNVTKKAITAHATVPEVKKCTKAGTGCGSCLKVIGQLMPPAADKGLCDCFAFTRAELYEIVRTLRVSSYQQLLDSHGREGARGGDGCELCKPTVGSIIASLAPTLGASGYVLDGEQAALQDTNDHFLANMQRNGSYSVVPRIPGGEITPDKLIVIGEVARDFGLYTKITGGQRIDLFGASVDQLPRIWARLVDAGFESGHAYGKALRTVKSCVGQTWCRYGVQDSVRMAIDLELRYRGLRAPHKLKSAVSGCARECAEAQSKDFGVIATASGWNLYVGGNGGATPRHADLLAQDLSDAELIRLIDRFLMFYIRTADRLERTSTWLERLEGGLGHLRDVIVHDSLGLCAELESLMADHVEHYRDEWAETLEDPERLRRFVSFVNAPGAPDPTVKFVPERDQVKPDLAVLTLEPVGSLGGTR, from the coding sequence ATGGCCGCAGCCACGCCCACGCCCACCCCCGCCATCGTGCTCATCGGCCACGGCATGGTCGGCCAGCGCTACCTGGAGGCGCTCGCCGAGCTCGGGGCCACCGCCACGCACCGGATCACCGTGCTCTGTGAGGAGCCCCGGCCGGCCTACGACCGCGTGCACCTGACCTCGTACTTCTCGGGCAGCACCCCCGAGGACCTCTCCATGACCCCGGCCTCGTTCATGGCGGACCACGGGATCGCCCTGCACCTCGACGACCCCGCCGAGGCCATCGACCGGGAGGCCCGGACCGTCACCTCCCGCTCGGGGCGCGTGTTCCCGTACGACGTCCTCGTGCTCGCGACGGGCAGCTACCCCTTCGTGCCGCCGGTCCCCGGCAAGGACGCCCCGGGCTGCTTCGTCTACCGCACCATCGAGGACCTGCTGGCGATCGAGGAGTACGCCAAGACCCGCACAAGCGGCGCCGTCGTCGGCGGCGGCCTGCTCGGGCTGGAGGCCGCCGGCGCGCTCCAGGGCCTCGGGCTCGCCACCCGCATCGTGGAGTTCGCGCCCCGGCTGATGCCCGTCCAGGTCGACGAGGGCGGCGGCGCGGCCCTGCTGCGCACCATCCAGAACATGGGGCTCACCGTCCACACGGGCGTCGGCACCCAGGCGGTCGTGACCGGCGAGGACGGCTCGGTCACCGGCATGAAGCTGTCCGACGGCTCCACGGTCTCCACGGAACTGGTCGTCTTCTCCGCCGGCGTCCGCCCCCGCGACCAGCTCGCCCGCGAGAGCGGCCTGAGCGTCGGCGAGCGCGGCGGCATCGCCGTCGACGCCCGCTGCCGCACCTCCGACCCGCACGTCTACGCCATCGGCGAGTGCGCGCTCGCCGCCGACGGCCGCGTCTACGGCCTGGTCGCCCCCGGCTACGAGATGGCCGAGACGGCCGCCGAGGACCTGCTGGGCCGCGAGAAGGAGTTCACCGGAGCCGATCTGTCCACCAAGCTCAAGCTGCTCGGCGTGGACGTGGCCTCCTTCGGCGACGCGCACGGCGCCACCGCCGGCAGCCTCGACGTCGTCTACTCCGACTCCCGCTCCGGCCTCTACAAGAAGGTGGTCGTCTCCGCCGAAGGCGTCCTGCTGGGCGGCGTCCTGGTCGGTGACGCCGACTCCTACGGCCTGCTGCGCCCGCTCACCGGCTCCGTGCCGCCCGTCACCCCCGAGCAGCTGGTGCTGCCCGCCGGGGCCGGCGCGCCCGTCGCCCTGGGTCCCTCCTCGCTCCCCGACACCGCGGTGATCTGCTCCTGCCACAACGTCACCAAGAAGGCGATCACCGCCCACGCGACCGTGCCCGAGGTCAAGAAGTGCACCAAGGCGGGCACCGGCTGCGGCAGCTGCCTGAAGGTGATCGGCCAGCTGATGCCGCCCGCCGCCGACAAAGGGCTGTGCGACTGCTTCGCCTTCACCCGCGCCGAGCTCTACGAGATCGTGCGCACCCTGCGCGTGAGCTCGTACCAGCAGCTGCTGGACAGCCACGGCCGCGAGGGCGCGCGCGGCGGGGACGGCTGCGAGCTGTGCAAGCCCACCGTCGGCTCGATCATCGCCTCGCTCGCCCCCACCCTCGGTGCGAGCGGATACGTCCTGGACGGCGAGCAGGCCGCCCTGCAGGACACCAACGACCACTTCCTCGCGAACATGCAGCGCAACGGCTCGTACTCGGTGGTCCCGCGCATCCCCGGCGGCGAGATCACCCCGGACAAGCTCATCGTGATCGGCGAGGTGGCCCGCGACTTCGGCCTCTACACGAAGATCACCGGCGGCCAGCGCATAGACCTCTTCGGAGCCAGCGTCGACCAGCTCCCCCGCATCTGGGCGCGCCTGGTCGACGCCGGGTTCGAGTCCGGGCACGCGTACGGGAAGGCCCTGCGGACGGTGAAGTCCTGCGTCGGCCAGACCTGGTGCCGCTACGGGGTCCAGGACTCCGTGCGGATGGCCATCGACCTGGAGCTGCGCTACCGGGGGCTGCGCGCCCCGCACAAGCTCAAGTCGGCGGTCTCCGGCTGCGCCCGCGAGTGCGCGGAGGCGCAGAGCAAGGACTTCGGGGTCATCGCGACGGCGAGCGGCTGGAACCTCTACGTCGGCGGCAACGGCGGGGCCACCCCGCGCCACGCCGACCTGCTGGCCCAGGACCTGTCCGACGCCGAGCTGATCCGGCTCATCGACCGGTTCCTGATGTTCTACATCCGCACGGCCGACCGGCTGGAGCGCACGTCCACCTGGCTGGAGCGGCTGGAGGGCGGCCTCGGCCACCTGCGGGACGTGATCGTGCACGACTCGCTCGGGCTGTGCGCGGAGCTGGAGTCTTTGATGGCCGACCACGTGGAGCACTACCGCGACGAGTGGGCCGAGACCCTGGAGGACCCGGAGCGGCTGCGCCGGTTCGTCTCCTTCGTCAACGCCCCCGGCGCCCCCGACCCGACCGTGAAGTTCGTCCCCGAGCGCGACCAGGTCAAGCCCGACCTGGCCGTCCTCACCCTTGAGCCCGTTGGATCCCTGGGAGGTACCCGATGA
- a CDS encoding TSUP family transporter, protein MPDISTTMIIVLCVAAAAAGWIDAVVGGGGLLLLPALLLGLPNAHPATVLGTNKAVAIVGTAGAAVTYLRKTRVDVKLAVRIGLAALVGSMGGAALAGGISKDALRPMIMVVLVVVAGFVLFRPAFGTAPSATPVSRQRVLLAIALAGLGIGFYDGLIGPGTGTFLVLALTALLHLDLVTASATAKIVNVCTNAGALAMFAYQGMVLWQLAALMAAFNLAGAMVGARMALKKGSGFVRGVLLTVVGALVVKLGLEQWG, encoded by the coding sequence GTGCCTGACATATCGACAACCATGATCATCGTGCTGTGCGTGGCCGCCGCCGCGGCGGGCTGGATCGACGCCGTCGTGGGCGGCGGCGGCCTGCTGCTCCTGCCGGCCCTGCTCCTCGGCCTGCCGAACGCCCACCCCGCCACCGTCCTCGGCACCAACAAGGCCGTGGCCATCGTCGGCACCGCGGGGGCGGCGGTGACGTACCTGCGCAAGACCCGGGTGGACGTGAAGCTCGCCGTCCGCATCGGCCTGGCCGCCCTCGTCGGCTCGATGGGCGGGGCGGCGCTGGCCGGCGGGATCAGCAAGGACGCGCTGCGTCCGATGATCATGGTCGTCCTGGTGGTCGTCGCGGGCTTCGTCCTCTTCCGGCCCGCCTTCGGCACGGCCCCCTCCGCCACCCCCGTCAGCCGGCAGCGCGTGCTGCTCGCCATCGCGCTGGCCGGCCTCGGCATCGGGTTCTACGACGGGCTCATCGGCCCCGGCACCGGCACCTTCCTCGTCCTGGCCCTGACGGCCCTCCTCCACCTCGACCTGGTCACCGCCTCCGCCACGGCGAAGATCGTCAACGTGTGCACCAACGCCGGGGCGCTCGCGATGTTCGCGTACCAGGGCATGGTGCTGTGGCAACTGGCCGCGCTGATGGCGGCGTTCAACCTGGCCGGCGCGATGGTCGGCGCCCGGATGGCCCTGAAGAAGGGCAGCGGCTTCGTGCGCGGCGTCCTCCTGACGGTGGTCGGCGCCCTCGTGGTCAAGCTGGGGCTCGAACAGTGGGGCTGA
- a CDS encoding class I SAM-dependent methyltransferase, producing MPHLEISDLITVTDPRSGERLPVRRDEVVRRLRASGDRHAAHIVARLPAGPDEVLDPLAVDRLMIGVHTEMQRLSEELRVDERLVHVIAPLIEAIREIAGRRGRFRLVDIGCGLGYLIRRLAATGALGPGVELIGVDLDAALVGEADRLARAEGLDCRFVHGNAFDLPEVATVYVSTGVLHHFRGRALTEFFEAQADSPALAFCHFDIAATGLAPVGAWMFHRARMRHPLGRHDGVVSARRAHSDETLLRAASVPGIRPLVYEPRFLVNPFCTTLRPVIGVRPELEDPLRRALGRSSRRLVGPEHLAPVRGPVRGPGSGLPGGAPAGAGASAGSAG from the coding sequence GTGCCCCACCTCGAGATATCCGACCTGATCACCGTCACGGACCCGCGCAGCGGGGAGCGGCTGCCGGTGCGCCGCGACGAAGTGGTCCGCAGGCTCCGCGCATCCGGGGACCGGCACGCGGCCCACATCGTCGCCCGGCTGCCGGCCGGCCCCGACGAGGTGCTCGACCCCCTCGCCGTGGACCGCCTGATGATCGGCGTCCACACCGAGATGCAGCGGCTCAGCGAGGAACTGCGCGTCGACGAACGTCTCGTGCACGTGATCGCCCCGCTCATCGAGGCCATCCGGGAGATCGCCGGGCGGCGCGGCCGGTTCAGACTCGTCGACATCGGCTGCGGGCTCGGCTACCTGATCCGCCGGCTCGCGGCCACCGGCGCCCTGGGCCCGGGCGTCGAACTCATCGGGGTCGACCTCGACGCCGCGCTGGTCGGCGAGGCCGACCGGCTGGCCCGCGCCGAAGGGCTCGACTGCCGGTTCGTCCACGGCAACGCCTTCGACCTGCCGGAGGTCGCCACCGTCTACGTCTCCACCGGTGTGCTGCACCACTTCCGGGGCCGGGCGCTCACGGAGTTCTTCGAGGCCCAGGCCGACTCCCCGGCACTCGCCTTCTGCCACTTCGACATCGCGGCCACCGGACTGGCGCCCGTCGGCGCCTGGATGTTCCACCGGGCCCGGATGCGCCACCCGCTCGGCCGCCACGACGGGGTGGTCTCCGCCCGGCGCGCCCACTCCGACGAGACCCTGTTGCGCGCGGCGAGCGTGCCCGGCATCCGGCCCCTGGTCTACGAACCCCGCTTCCTGGTCAACCCCTTCTGCACCACCCTGCGCCCGGTCATCGGCGTCCGGCCGGAGCTGGAGGACCCGCTGCGCCGGGCGCTGGGCCGCTCCTCCCGCCGGCTCGTGGGCCCGGAGCACCTGGCCCCGGTCCGCGGGCCGGTCCGTGGGCCGGGCTCCGGGCTGCCCGGTGGCGCCCCGGCCGGCGCCGGAGCCTCCGCCGGGTCCGCCGGGTGA
- the nirD gene encoding nitrite reductase small subunit NirD: protein MTVELQVDEGWLTVCELSELVPGRGVAALLPDGNQAAVFLDRNGRPYAIANRDPFTGAYVLSRGLLGSAEGRTFVASPLLKQRFDLETGRCLDDEEVAVRTYPVRTAATSA from the coding sequence ATGACCGTCGAACTGCAGGTGGACGAGGGCTGGCTGACGGTGTGCGAGCTGTCCGAGCTGGTCCCCGGGCGCGGGGTCGCGGCCCTGCTGCCCGACGGGAACCAGGCCGCGGTGTTCCTCGACCGCAACGGGCGCCCGTACGCCATCGCCAACCGGGACCCCTTCACGGGGGCGTACGTCCTCTCGCGCGGGCTGCTCGGCTCGGCGGAGGGGCGGACCTTCGTGGCCTCGCCGCTGCTCAAGCAGCGCTTCGACCTGGAGACGGGGCGCTGCCTGGACGACGAGGAGGTGGCGGTCCGCACCTATCCGGTGCGGACGGCCGCGACCTCGGCGTGA
- a CDS encoding ferric reductase-like transmembrane domain-containing protein yields MRDAAVRVKGGMLGGAGIVALLWAAQVRPSARLDALFATAAHLSGLFAGYGVLVMLFLMARVPAVEHGVGADRLARWHALGGRHVLLLCFGHGLFALCGYAVHEGVDVLSAVRELLGYPAVAAAAAGTVLLAAVGVTSARSVRRRVSHETWRGVHLLVYLAAALAFGHQLAGPDVGPVAWFWALAHAAVAVLLVWYRAVVPVRQALRHALRVAEVRFEGPGVVSVVVCGEHLAELRAEPGQFLRWRFLQRRLWHTALPFSLSAPVRGDALRITVKALGGHSRRIRRLRPGTRVIATGPFGALTAARRTRPKVLLLAGGVGITPMRALFETLPGGPGDITLLYRAGAEEHLVLRSELEAIAAERQAGLHYLLGRSGAAGDPLAPQALLALVPDLAEHDVYLCGPPGMAEAAQAALLWAGVPAGQIHSECFSF; encoded by the coding sequence ATGCGAGATGCGGCGGTGCGGGTCAAGGGCGGAATGCTGGGCGGGGCGGGGATCGTGGCCCTGCTGTGGGCCGCCCAGGTGCGGCCCTCGGCCCGGCTCGACGCGCTGTTCGCGACCGCCGCCCACCTGTCCGGACTGTTCGCCGGGTACGGGGTCCTCGTCATGCTGTTCCTGATGGCCAGGGTCCCCGCCGTCGAGCACGGCGTGGGCGCCGACCGGCTCGCCCGCTGGCACGCGCTGGGCGGCCGCCACGTCCTGCTGCTCTGCTTCGGGCACGGGCTCTTCGCGCTGTGCGGCTACGCCGTGCACGAGGGGGTCGACGTGCTCTCCGCCGTCCGGGAGCTGCTCGGCTACCCGGCCGTGGCGGCCGCGGCGGCCGGGACCGTCCTCCTGGCCGCCGTCGGCGTCACCTCCGCCCGCTCCGTACGCCGCCGCGTCTCGCACGAAACCTGGCGCGGGGTGCACCTGCTGGTCTACCTCGCCGCGGCCCTGGCCTTCGGGCACCAGCTCGCCGGGCCCGACGTGGGCCCCGTCGCCTGGTTCTGGGCCCTCGCCCACGCGGCCGTGGCCGTCCTGCTCGTCTGGTACCGCGCCGTGGTCCCCGTCCGCCAGGCCCTGCGGCACGCGCTGCGGGTCGCCGAGGTCCGCTTCGAGGGGCCCGGAGTGGTCTCCGTCGTCGTCTGCGGGGAGCACCTCGCGGAGCTGCGCGCGGAGCCGGGCCAGTTCCTGCGCTGGCGGTTCCTGCAGCGCCGGCTGTGGCACACCGCGCTGCCGTTCTCGCTGTCGGCGCCGGTCCGCGGGGACGCCCTGCGCATCACGGTGAAGGCGCTGGGCGGCCACTCCCGCCGGATCCGCCGGCTGCGCCCGGGCACGCGGGTCATCGCCACCGGGCCCTTCGGGGCGCTCACCGCCGCCCGCCGGACCCGGCCCAAGGTGCTGCTGCTCGCCGGCGGGGTCGGGATCACCCCGATGCGGGCCCTGTTCGAAACCCTGCCGGGCGGGCCAGGGGACATCACCCTGCTCTACCGGGCCGGGGCCGAGGAGCACCTCGTCCTGCGCTCCGAGCTGGAGGCCATCGCCGCCGAGCGGCAGGCCGGTCTGCACTACCTGCTCGGGCGCTCCGGCGCCGCCGGAGATCCGCTGGCCCCGCAGGCGCTGCTCGCGCTGGTCCCGGACCTGGCGGAGCACGACGTGTACCTGTGCGGGCCGCCCGGGATGGCGGAGGCCGCGCAGGCCGCGCTGCTGTGGGCCGGGGTGCCCGCCGGTCAGATCCACTCCGAGTGCTTCAGCTTCTGA
- a CDS encoding FAD-dependent oxidoreductase → MTSEQQRVVVIGGGLAGLRLASRLGGNVTVLGEEPHVPYNRVLLAEVLAGRYAPEVTALPAAGPALRRGVRAVRIDRAEQVVHCDDGTVEPYGTLVLATGSNPVLPALRGLFEPEGRELPSGVHAFRTMDDCMALSAALRPGVRAVVIGGGLLGVSAARALAERGAQVVLTQQGERLMERQLDEDASELLRTHLAGLGVEIHTECRVRGLSTAPAAPLQAGPARAPAPPLPGLRPGPRASIAVGAGTALRAVRQHPPGGPSRNPAPPAFEPRVRAEPGTPRRVTGVELADGYRLDADIVVLACGVRPRTGLALAAGLEVRTGIVVDDRLRTSDPRIHAVGDCAEHAGRVYGLAGPALEQAEALAKVLLGTGRGISAGAATSPGTDTGTGTGRDADTGQAAGTGQAAGTGPAAGTGPDGGTEAPSTYTGTRALTRLTLTAGGDRPLDLAAFGETTPLPGDDVVRLADATRRTYRKVVVRGDRLVGGVLLGELSSVGALARSWEDGAPLTDKHGLTDLHHLLTDDGGS, encoded by the coding sequence ATGACCTCGGAACAGCAGCGCGTGGTGGTGATCGGCGGCGGCCTCGCGGGCCTGCGGCTCGCGTCCCGCCTGGGCGGGAACGTCACCGTCCTCGGCGAGGAGCCGCACGTCCCTTACAACCGGGTCCTGCTCGCCGAGGTCCTGGCCGGCCGGTACGCGCCGGAGGTGACGGCTCTCCCGGCCGCCGGCCCGGCGCTGCGCCGGGGCGTCCGGGCGGTGCGGATCGACCGGGCCGAACAGGTGGTGCACTGCGACGACGGAACGGTCGAGCCCTACGGCACCCTGGTCCTGGCCACCGGGTCGAACCCGGTGCTCCCCGCGCTGCGCGGCCTGTTCGAACCCGAGGGCCGGGAGCTGCCCTCCGGGGTCCACGCGTTCCGCACGATGGACGACTGCATGGCCCTGTCCGCGGCGCTGCGCCCCGGGGTGCGCGCGGTGGTGATCGGCGGCGGCCTCCTCGGCGTCTCGGCGGCCCGTGCCCTGGCCGAGCGGGGCGCGCAGGTGGTCCTCACCCAGCAGGGCGAGCGCCTGATGGAGCGGCAGCTCGACGAGGACGCCTCGGAGCTGCTGCGGACGCACCTGGCCGGCCTGGGCGTCGAGATCCACACGGAATGCCGGGTCCGCGGCCTGTCGACGGCCCCAGCGGCGCCGCTCCAGGCCGGTCCGGCACGAGCCCCGGCGCCTCCGCTCCCGGGGCTCCGCCCCGGACCCCGCGCCTCGATCGCCGTTGGGGCTGGAACTGCCCTGCGGGCGGTCCGGCAGCACCCTCCCGGCGGCCCCAGCCGCAATCCAGCCCCGCCGGCGTTTGAGCCGCGGGTGCGGGCAGAGCCCGGAACGCCCCGCAGGGTCACCGGGGTCGAGCTCGCCGACGGCTACCGGCTCGACGCCGACATCGTCGTGCTCGCCTGCGGCGTACGGCCCCGCACCGGCCTGGCGCTGGCCGCCGGGCTCGAGGTCCGCACCGGCATCGTCGTCGACGACCGGCTGCGCACGAGCGACCCCCGCATCCACGCCGTCGGCGACTGCGCCGAGCACGCCGGCCGGGTCTACGGCCTGGCCGGCCCCGCCCTGGAACAGGCCGAGGCCCTCGCCAAGGTCCTCCTCGGCACCGGCCGCGGCATCAGCGCCGGCGCCGCCACCTCACCGGGCACGGACACCGGCACCGGCACCGGCCGGGACGCCGACACCGGTCAGGCAGCAGGCACCGGTCAGGCAGCCGGCACCGGCCCGGCAGCAGGCACCGGCCCGGACGGCGGCACCGAAGCCCCGTCCACCTACACCGGCACCCGGGCCCTGACCCGCCTCACCCTCACCGCCGGCGGCGACCGGCCGCTCGACCTCGCCGCCTTCGGCGAGACCACCCCGCTCCCCGGCGACGACGTGGTCCGCCTCGCCGACGCCACCCGCCGCACCTACCGCAAGGTCGTCGTCCGCGGCGACCGCCTCGTCGGCGGGGTCCTGCTCGGTGAGCTCTCCAGCGTGGGCGCCCTCGCCCGCAGCTGGGAGGACGGCGCCCCCCTCACCGACAAGCACGGTCTCACCGACCTGCACCACCTGCTCACCGACGACGGAGGCTCCTGA
- a CDS encoding VOC family protein has protein sequence MSSTMIFVNLPVKDLEATKTFWGKLGYTYNAQFTDENCASMPITDSIVAMFLTEARYKDFTHKAIADATTTSEVLLCLSAESRAAVDELVDGALAAGATEPRPAQDHGVMYGRAFDDLDGHTWEIMWMDPAMVQG, from the coding sequence ATGTCCTCCACCATGATCTTCGTCAACCTGCCGGTCAAGGACCTCGAGGCCACCAAGACCTTCTGGGGCAAGCTCGGCTACACCTACAACGCCCAGTTCACCGACGAGAACTGCGCCTCGATGCCCATCACCGACTCGATCGTGGCCATGTTCCTGACCGAGGCCCGGTACAAGGACTTCACCCACAAGGCCATCGCGGACGCGACCACGACCTCCGAGGTGCTGCTGTGTCTGAGCGCCGAGAGCCGCGCCGCGGTCGACGAGCTCGTCGACGGGGCCCTGGCGGCCGGGGCCACCGAGCCCCGCCCGGCCCAGGACCACGGCGTCATGTACGGCCGCGCCTTCGACGACCTCGACGGGCACACCTGGGAGATCATGTGGATGGACCCGGCGATGGTCCAGGGCTGA